One window from the genome of Bubalus kerabau isolate K-KA32 ecotype Philippines breed swamp buffalo chromosome 17, PCC_UOA_SB_1v2, whole genome shotgun sequence encodes:
- the CHD9NB gene encoding CHD9 neighbor protein, with translation MGCHSSKSTEVAGESQKPAEQPEGEEPNVGAGPEAADGRDTSLKDGAPEQKN, from the coding sequence ATGGGGTGCCACTCCAGCAAGAGTACCGAGGTGGCGGGGGAGTCCCAGAAACCCGCAGAACAGCCCGAGGGAGAGGAGCCAAATGTGGGGGCTGGCCCAGAGGCCGCGGACGGCAGAGACACATCCTTGAAGGATGGCGCCCCGGAGCAGAAGAACTGA